Proteins from one Candidatus Neomarinimicrobiota bacterium genomic window:
- a CDS encoding DUF3987 domain-containing protein, producing MSESTPISNTEMQQELNKIQTQIRAQDKEDQNTIDEPFALDYPAPIAAPAYHGIAGEFVHLISPHSEADPAALLLSFLAASGNLMGSRPHFTVESDRHAMRLFPLLVGETAKGRKGVSWNHVRRFCKIADQNWRDRIVSGMSSGEGLILAVSDQDEDEKATDDPDAPKKSWRAIRDQQTQNKKRKRLLVIESEFASILKRIERKGNTLSPLIRQAWDSGNLNVLTVKAQRKGDNKATAAHISIIGHITKEELLRYLQETETANGFANRFLFVCVRRSKTLPFGGDIPQPEWAHLQKKYKDIITWCQSAGQVQWHDRTKPLWAEIYPDLSAGKPGLVGAVTSRAEAYVTRLAATYTLLDKKIFIEPEHLEAALAVWEYCEASTQYIFQDKMGNPMAEKIFDGLRQQPDGLSRTEISSDLFNRNKSKQEIDEALDLLAAYNRAKMTEERTSPSGHTSEIWKLV from the coding sequence ATGTCAGAGTCAACACCGATCAGTAACACTGAAATGCAGCAGGAATTAAACAAAATTCAAACACAAATCAGGGCGCAAGATAAAGAGGACCAGAATACTATAGATGAACCTTTTGCCCTTGATTATCCGGCTCCAATTGCTGCGCCAGCGTATCATGGTATTGCTGGAGAATTTGTCCATCTTATTTCCCCGCATTCGGAAGCAGACCCAGCAGCACTCCTGCTGAGTTTTTTGGCTGCGTCCGGAAATCTGATGGGATCTCGACCACATTTTACAGTCGAATCAGATCGTCATGCCATGCGTCTGTTCCCGCTGCTTGTGGGAGAAACAGCCAAAGGGAGGAAAGGTGTGTCCTGGAATCACGTTAGGCGGTTTTGCAAAATCGCGGACCAGAATTGGAGGGATCGCATCGTAAGCGGGATGTCCTCTGGCGAGGGATTGATTCTGGCCGTAAGCGACCAGGATGAGGATGAAAAGGCCACCGATGATCCAGACGCTCCCAAAAAATCATGGCGTGCCATCCGGGATCAACAGACCCAAAATAAAAAGCGAAAACGCCTGCTCGTTATTGAATCCGAGTTTGCATCGATATTAAAACGCATTGAACGGAAAGGAAATACCCTTTCACCACTTATCCGCCAGGCATGGGACAGCGGTAATCTGAATGTCCTGACCGTGAAAGCCCAGCGGAAGGGCGATAACAAGGCTACAGCAGCGCATATATCGATTATCGGCCACATCACCAAGGAAGAGTTGCTCCGATATTTACAAGAAACTGAGACGGCGAATGGGTTTGCAAACCGCTTTTTGTTTGTATGTGTGCGTCGCTCAAAGACTTTGCCCTTCGGCGGAGATATTCCACAACCGGAATGGGCCCACCTTCAAAAAAAATATAAAGACATCATTACGTGGTGCCAGTCTGCAGGGCAAGTCCAGTGGCATGATAGGACCAAGCCACTTTGGGCGGAGATTTATCCGGACTTATCTGCTGGGAAGCCCGGTTTGGTTGGAGCCGTGACCTCCCGCGCAGAGGCATATGTGACTCGCCTAGCGGCGACATATACACTTCTCGATAAAAAAATATTTATTGAGCCGGAACACCTGGAAGCGGCACTCGCTGTATGGGAGTACTGCGAGGCTTCAACGCAGTATATCTTCCAGGATAAAATGGGAAATCCAATGGCGGAAAAGATCTTTGACGGCCTTCGCCAACAGCCAGATGGGTTGTCAAGGACTGAAATCAGTAGTGACCTTTTTAACCGGAACAAATCGAAACAGGAAATTGACGAAGCATTAGATTTGCTCGCAGCATACAATCGAGCAAAAATGACTGAGGAAAGGACAAGCCCAAGCGGCCACACATCTGAAATCTGGAAACTCGTATAA
- a CDS encoding anaerobic sulfatase maturase, which yields MCNLSCRYCFYLGKEFLYPDTSGFKMPEAVLREYTRQYLAKPGGEVTFTWQGGEPTLLGLDFYEKALSFQEEYNTANKVVRNTLQTNGLKIDDSWAQFFRDHDFLIGLSLDGPEHIHNRYRKYKNGGDSFTQVRRGMDCLQKYDVKFNILGCVSDYSAQFPYKIYDFYRDEAETQYWQFIPIVERHHNRDRDVTEYSVSAEQYGDFLIRIFDRWVRNDIGKISVQIFDVAFRVYLGMNAGLCLFDETCGNALAIEHNGDLYSCDHFVETEHHLGNIGERTLNEMVALPVQNQFGQDKKATLPQYCRNCEVQFICNGGCPKNRFIRTPEGEPGLNYLCAGYKKFFTYIDPHMRYLAEKYKAGNTPEMMMAYIRNHPEQFVVEPKRNALCYCGSGKKYKMCCLQ from the coding sequence ATGTGTAATCTGTCCTGCCGGTATTGTTTTTACCTGGGAAAAGAGTTTCTCTATCCCGATACATCCGGTTTTAAGATGCCCGAGGCAGTGCTCCGAGAGTATACCCGCCAATACCTGGCCAAGCCCGGCGGTGAAGTGACTTTCACCTGGCAGGGGGGCGAGCCTACCCTGCTGGGATTAGATTTCTATGAAAAGGCACTGTCGTTTCAGGAAGAATACAATACAGCAAACAAAGTTGTACGCAATACGCTGCAAACCAATGGATTAAAAATTGACGATTCCTGGGCGCAATTTTTCCGGGATCATGACTTTCTCATTGGACTCAGCCTCGATGGACCGGAGCATATCCACAACAGGTACCGGAAATACAAAAATGGAGGGGACAGTTTTACTCAGGTCAGACGCGGAATGGATTGTCTGCAAAAATACGATGTTAAATTTAATATCCTCGGATGTGTCAGCGATTACAGTGCTCAGTTTCCCTATAAAATTTACGATTTTTACCGGGATGAAGCAGAAACGCAATACTGGCAGTTTATCCCGATCGTTGAACGGCACCATAACAGAGACAGGGATGTTACTGAATACAGCGTCAGTGCAGAGCAGTACGGTGACTTTCTCATCAGGATCTTTGATCGATGGGTTCGCAATGACATCGGAAAAATTTCCGTGCAGATCTTTGATGTAGCCTTTCGGGTCTATCTCGGCATGAATGCCGGGTTGTGCTTATTTGACGAAACTTGCGGGAATGCCCTGGCTATCGAACACAACGGTGATCTGTACAGTTGTGACCATTTTGTGGAAACCGAGCATCATCTTGGCAACATTGGAGAAAGAACATTAAATGAGATGGTGGCGTTACCGGTGCAAAATCAATTTGGTCAGGATAAAAAAGCAACTCTGCCACAATATTGCCGTAATTGTGAAGTACAATTCATTTGTAACGGCGGCTGCCCGAAAAACCGGTTTATTAGAACACCGGAGGGGGAACCCGGTTTGAATTATCTGTGCGCTGGCTATAAGAAATTTTTTACTTATATCGATCCCCATATGCGATACCTGGCTGAGAAATATAAGGCAGGAAATACGCCCGAAATGATGATGGCATACATTCGGAATCATCCGGAACAATTTGTGGTAGAACCAAAAAGGAATGCTCTCTGTTATTGCGGAAGCGGGAAGAAATATAAGATGTGTTGTTTGCAATAG
- a CDS encoding aldo/keto reductase produces the protein MEYRNLGRTGVKVSPLCLGTMMFGWKTEEKDSMDIVDRAIEGGINFIDTANVYSRGTSEEYVGKALQRNGKRNEIVLATKVHGGMNDDDPNAWGNSRRHIVEQCEASLKRLQTDYIDLYQIHRPQSDIPIDETLRALDDLISAGKVRYVGTSTFAAWQVVESIYIAKELGLNRFVSEQPPYHLLDRRVERELLPVAKQYGLAILPWSPLAGGFLTGKYKRKSTGDAGRLSEDNEWNRNHFIDPAFTIAETIVKMASAKGCATSQLALAWCAQQDGVTSPIIGPRTIPQLEDNLGAIDLTLTQEDLDKIDEVAEPGRATVPYYDADFSANTYR, from the coding sequence ATGGAATACAGAAATCTCGGCAGAACCGGTGTGAAGGTCAGTCCGCTGTGTCTCGGCACAATGATGTTTGGCTGGAAAACCGAAGAGAAGGACTCGATGGACATCGTTGACAGGGCGATTGAAGGTGGGATTAACTTCATCGATACCGCCAACGTATATAGCCGGGGAACCAGTGAGGAATATGTCGGCAAAGCGCTGCAGCGAAACGGCAAAAGAAATGAAATCGTGTTGGCAACCAAAGTCCATGGCGGCATGAACGACGACGATCCGAATGCCTGGGGCAACAGTCGCCGGCATATCGTTGAGCAGTGTGAAGCCTCGCTGAAACGCTTGCAGACCGATTACATCGATCTATACCAGATTCACCGTCCCCAATCTGATATTCCCATAGATGAAACCCTCCGCGCGCTGGATGATCTCATTAGTGCGGGCAAGGTGAGATATGTCGGCACAAGTACATTCGCAGCCTGGCAGGTGGTCGAAAGTATCTATATTGCCAAAGAATTGGGACTGAACCGGTTCGTAAGTGAGCAGCCGCCATACCATCTTTTAGACAGACGAGTAGAGCGTGAATTACTACCGGTGGCAAAGCAATACGGGCTGGCGATTCTCCCGTGGTCACCCCTGGCCGGCGGATTCCTGACCGGGAAATATAAGCGGAAGTCAACCGGTGACGCGGGGCGACTCTCTGAAGATAATGAATGGAACCGGAATCACTTTATCGATCCGGCATTCACAATTGCCGAGACAATAGTAAAGATGGCATCAGCCAAAGGATGTGCAACCAGTCAGCTTGCGCTGGCCTGGTGTGCGCAACAGGACGGAGTAACCAGTCCAATTATCGGTCCGCGGACGATCCCACAACTGGAGGATAATCTGGGGGCTATTGATCTTACCCTTACTCAGGAGGATCTGGACAAAATTGACGAGGTGGCAGAACCCGGACGCGCGACTGTTCCTTATTACGATGCGGATTTTAGTGCAAACACCTACCGATAA
- a CDS encoding alcohol dehydrogenase catalytic domain-containing protein — protein MQVVNLIDLKKFKVMDEPPPSSPGAGEVLLKVQRVGICGSDIHYYLEGGIGEQVIDFPYTVGHEFSGAVEETGAGVTNVKQGDLVAVEPAVSCGQCDQCREGRPHTCRKLKFIGAPSQLSGAMKEYIVLPAENCFPVPNGMSPEAACLVEPLSIGCYAVELARKQKGKTAAILGAGPIGLSVLEALKELSPDTIYATDKLDYRLSLASDAGAGWTGNPDKCDIVKEVRALEPLGLDSVFECCGDQEALDQAIDLLKPGGELLIVGIPSEDRISFDISKIRRKEITIKNVRRQNHCVEPAIDLIHNNPEIENRMYTHGFQLEDTGEAFEIVSGYRDRVMKAMIHIS, from the coding sequence ATGCAAGTAGTCAATCTGATCGATTTGAAAAAGTTTAAAGTTATGGATGAGCCACCCCCGTCGTCACCCGGGGCCGGTGAAGTTCTGTTAAAAGTGCAGCGGGTTGGTATATGCGGTTCTGATATCCATTACTACCTGGAAGGGGGAATCGGTGAGCAGGTTATTGATTTTCCCTATACGGTGGGGCATGAATTCTCTGGTGCAGTCGAGGAGACCGGGGCTGGTGTGACAAACGTAAAACAAGGTGACCTGGTTGCGGTTGAACCGGCCGTCTCGTGCGGGCAATGCGACCAGTGCCGGGAAGGTCGGCCACACACCTGCAGAAAGTTAAAGTTCATCGGTGCACCCAGTCAACTCTCCGGTGCGATGAAGGAGTATATCGTGCTCCCTGCAGAAAACTGTTTTCCCGTGCCTAACGGAATGTCTCCGGAAGCCGCGTGCCTGGTGGAACCATTATCCATCGGATGCTATGCCGTCGAACTTGCTCGGAAGCAAAAGGGGAAAACAGCGGCTATATTGGGCGCGGGGCCCATTGGATTGAGTGTACTGGAAGCCTTAAAAGAACTTAGCCCTGATACTATTTATGCCACGGATAAGCTGGACTACCGATTGTCCCTCGCTAGTGATGCCGGGGCCGGATGGACCGGGAATCCTGATAAATGCGATATTGTTAAGGAAGTTAGAGCGCTGGAACCGCTCGGGCTCGACAGCGTGTTCGAATGCTGCGGAGATCAGGAGGCCCTGGATCAGGCTATCGATTTGCTGAAACCGGGTGGAGAATTACTGATTGTAGGAATCCCCAGTGAGGACCGTATCTCGTTTGATATCAGTAAAATCCGGAGGAAGGAAATAACGATAAAGAATGTGAGAAGGCAAAATCATTGCGTTGAACCGGCAATCGATCTCATTCACAACAATCCGGAGATCGAGAACCGGATGTACACCCATGGCTTTCAATTGGAGGATACGGGGGAGGCATTTGAAATTGTCTCCGGTTACCGTGACAGGGTTATGAAGGCAATGATCCATATTTCATAG
- a CDS encoding transposase has product MGPPSEVKKGNHYAYEIHYLLVFTVKYRKALLKGEVEQVIIETARGIMERYDIVMEALGMDHDHLHLLCGSHLKPPGGSWCGFSRVSLPGRFSSANPR; this is encoded by the coding sequence ATGGGTCCACCAAGCGAAGTCAAAAAGGGCAATCATTATGCGTATGAGATTCACTATCTCCTGGTTTTTACAGTAAAATATCGCAAAGCGCTCTTAAAAGGTGAAGTGGAGCAGGTCATCATCGAGACCGCTCGCGGGATCATGGAACGGTATGACATCGTGATGGAGGCGCTTGGCATGGATCACGATCACTTGCATCTGTTATGTGGGTCGCATCTGAAGCCCCCCGGGGGGAGTTGGTGCGGATTTTCAAGAGTATCACTGCCCGGCAGATTTTCCAGCGCAAACCCGCGGTAA
- a CDS encoding DUF6371 domain-containing protein has protein sequence MKFEELLSNLQGVKEGQGGQFTALCPAHKDHEPSLSVKQTQDGTMLLKCFTGCSVEAICQSIGIQVSDLFKNKHRKESQQHRMSSSKFVDNSLYEKCLSQQALNPFAKFLANDAFCSLETQRRFHIGYLENGFTVFFQVDQNLQIINAKQIKYDNRGHRIKNQTGFPLIKKSEGGRQILYGLWQLPCDRPVMLVESEKTAVIMSQWRTDFVWIAKGSAHGLTKEKAQPLQNRDVTLLIDADDAGRKTAVQDKSLIESMGCRVIIKDLFPNRNDGYDIADLWIDLHKDWPQGKDYSVGESYEQFL, from the coding sequence ATGAAATTTGAAGAGCTACTTAGCAATCTTCAGGGGGTAAAGGAGGGACAGGGAGGCCAATTCACGGCCTTATGTCCGGCACATAAAGACCATGAGCCGAGCTTATCCGTTAAACAAACGCAGGATGGGACTATGTTATTGAAGTGTTTCACCGGGTGTTCAGTTGAGGCAATTTGTCAATCCATCGGAATACAAGTTTCTGATTTGTTTAAGAACAAGCACCGAAAGGAATCCCAGCAGCATCGAATGTCCTCGTCCAAATTTGTTGACAATTCACTCTACGAAAAATGTTTGTCGCAGCAAGCATTAAATCCCTTCGCAAAGTTTCTCGCCAATGACGCTTTTTGCTCACTTGAAACACAACGACGTTTCCATATAGGATATCTGGAAAATGGATTTACTGTTTTTTTTCAAGTTGATCAAAATCTCCAAATCATCAATGCGAAACAGATAAAATATGATAATAGAGGCCATCGGATTAAAAACCAGACAGGGTTCCCGCTGATTAAGAAATCTGAAGGTGGCCGACAGATTTTATATGGGCTATGGCAATTACCCTGCGATAGGCCAGTTATGCTCGTTGAGTCGGAAAAAACGGCGGTCATCATGTCGCAGTGGCGCACGGATTTTGTATGGATAGCGAAAGGGTCTGCACATGGACTAACCAAAGAAAAAGCGCAGCCCCTTCAGAATCGAGATGTCACTCTGCTGATAGATGCCGATGACGCAGGCCGAAAGACAGCGGTGCAAGATAAAAGTCTAATTGAATCAATGGGGTGCCGGGTAATCATCAAGGACCTTTTCCCCAATCGCAATGACGGGTATGATATCGCGGATCTCTGGATCGATTTGCATAAGGACTGGCCCCAGGGAAAGGACTACAGCGTTGGAGAGAGCTATGAACAATTTTTATAG